In Taeniopygia guttata chromosome 2, bTaeGut7.mat, whole genome shotgun sequence, one genomic interval encodes:
- the NACAD gene encoding NAC-alpha domain-containing protein 1 yields the protein MPEGAEAAPPPMPGTPPPMPAKDEARPPPEGASCEPGPAAAAPPGSPCRPPRGAEPLHTRIVMGEETRSPPPEPRGAPPVPCPFPAPPKEPPPGRPPPLDPELFFTAPSTPVRAGGARPPPPEEPPTDGDSEGLCSPPTSPSGSYRTAEGGSWGSSGTASTSPSCSPNLGEGEAEGLGGAEGLGGALLLPPGLGDPPAFPPLSPEEEEEEDDDDDGPFAPPGCADDEEDEDEDGQTPEEDEDDEDEEGSGLIPAALLPFRGSLLFQAEAVEISPRVPTEEEEDEDEGSTSASFLRSLSESSIPEGGDESFAFRDDTDASSDSAAYDGDEDERLYGRERHAGGAGTPPGTLPGTPPASPGPAGVELHLRAGSPGHPEPAPGPVGTPPAPDGAAAVTGTGVRPPPEPPEEVAGPGRCPELAGTHPVPSSPVSCAREPQDGPGGDSDGDNDGDSDGDNDIELSAGTTGSTDGHSQPDSAATGLGTLVTPTPLDEMDTVTTALVTPVTPSLMDTVATALVTPVTPSLMDSVTTELVTPVTPSLMDTVTTALVTPVTPSPMDTVTSDLVTPVTPSLVTTALVTPVTPSLMDSVGTALVTPVTPTPLDEMDAAATSPVTPVTPSPPDELDTAATDMVTPGTPTELDAAAPDVMELVTPSPPDEPDTVAMDLVTPVTPSPPDELDTVATDLVTPVTPSPPHELDTVAMDLVTAVTPSPPDEPDTVAPSLVTPMTPSPPHEPDTVVADLVTPMTLSPPDEPDTVATSLVTPVTPSPPHEPDAVAMDLVTPVTPKPPDELDTVATDLVTQVTPSPPDEPDTVAPSLVTPSPQHELAITATEPVTPSLLDKMEVMDTVLVTPVTSTLKDAAATDLVPPVPPALLATETTSLVPPVPPALTATTDAALVTPSAMDAADTEPVTSVTSQHVTATVTPDPVAPGPVAPHPPAAVPAPCPPARAGVAPAVPPCPLAGATLSQPPGDVPEGSGDAASGFVPGTRAAPPSPAGPRGDPEEEEEEDEDAPPAPPSPRFTASEREVFVGTPPALLPPPGAFSGRGAGPGVTAPLRGSPGVLPAAPRPGPEPPGPDAKVPPSPPEAQEEEEAAGGVAHSPPPAVGAQPGSPRPAPPNPAPPKLSQVPPPAPAPPGLPLSRTHLEAPQRSPQKEPEPRARAGVPGAGGGRVPPRGSLQSESSSSSEAETPQPPPAPQRCQPNHRGSGNESESNDESIPELEEPEGSELPPAQPQVPLGQALGPAEEPLSKAKQSRSEKKARKAMSKLGLRQIHGVTRITIRKSKNILFVISKPDVFKSPASDIYIVFGEAKIEDLSQQVHKAAAEKFKVPLEHPALVPDAAPALAIKEESEEEEEVDETGLEVRDIELVMAQANVSRPKAVRALRHNNNDIVNAIMELTM from the exons ATGCCGGAGGGAGCGGAGGCAG CCCCCCCGCCGAtgcccgggacccccccgccGATGCCGGCCAAGGACGAGGCGCGCCCCCCGCCCGAGGGGGCGAGCTGtgagcccggccccgccgccgccgcgccccccgGTTCCCCGTGCCGGCCGCCGCGGGGCGCGGAGCCGCTGCACACCCGCATCGTGATGGGGGAGGAGACGCGCAGCCCCCCGCCCGAGCCCCGGGGGGCGCCCCCCGTGCCTTGCCCCTTCCCCGCGCCCCCCAAAGAGCCGCCCCcgggccgccccccgccgctGGACCCCGAACTCTTCTTCACCGCCCCCTCCACGCCGGTGCGGGCGGGGggggcgcggccgccgccccccgaGGAGCCGCCCACGGACGGGGACAGCGAGGGGCTCTGCTCGCCCCCCACGTCCCCCTCGGGCTCCTACAGGACGGCCGAGGGCGGCAGTTGGGGCTCCTCGGGCACCGCCAGCACCTCCCCGTCCTGCTCCCCCAACCTGGGGGAGGGCGAGGCCGAAGGCCTGGGGGGGGccgaggggctggggggggccctgctgctgccccccGGCCTGGGGGACCCCCCGGCCttccccccgctgtcccccgaggaggaggaggaggaggatgatgatgatgatggtccCTTCGCCCCGCCGGGCTGCGCggatgatgaggaggatgaggatgaggatgggcaGACGCcggaggaggatgaggatgatgaggatgaggaaggcTCGGGGCTGATCCCGGCGGCGCTGCTCCCGTTCCGCGGCAGTCTCCTCTTCCAGGCCGAGGCCGTGGAGATCTCTCCGCGGGTCCccactgaggaggaggaggatgaagatgaaggcAGCACCTCGGCGTCCTTCCTGCGCTCGCTGTCCGAGAGCTCCATCCCCGAGGGGGGGGACGAGTCCTTCGCCTTCCGCGACGACACCGACGCCTCCTCGGACTCGGCCGCCTACGACGGGGACGAGGACGAGCGGCTCTACGGCCGCGAGCGACacgcggggggcgcggggaccccccccgggaccctccccgggacccccccggcctCCCCCGGGCCCGCCGGGGTCGAGCTCCACCTCCGTGCCGGGTCCCCGGGTCACCCCGAGCCGGCTCCGGGGCCCGTGGGGACACCCCCGGCACCGGACGGGGCCGCCGCTGTCACCGGGACCGGGGTGCGACCCCCGCCCGAGCCCCCCGAGGAGGTGGCGGGACCGGGAAGGTGCCCggagctggcagggacccaCCCTGTCCCCTCGTCCCCCGTGTCCTGTGCCCGGGAGCCCCAGGACGGCCCCGGGGGTGACAGTGATGGTGACAATGATGGTGACAGTGATGGTGACAATGACATTGAGCTCAGCGCTGGGACAACGGGCAGCACTGATGGCCACAGCCAGCCGGACTCTGCAGCCACcggcctggggacactggtgacACCGACCCCCCTGGATGAGATGGACACggtgaccactgccctggtgacaccagtgacacccAGCCTGATGGACACGGTGGCCACTGCGCTggtgacaccagtgacacccAGCCTGATGGACTCAGTGACCACTGAACTggtgacaccagtgacacccAGCCTGATGGACAcagtgaccactgccctggtgacaccagtgacacccAGCCCGATGGACACAGTGACCAGTGACCTggtgacaccagtgacacccAGCCTGGTGACCACTGCTCTggtgacaccagtgacacccAGCCTGATGGATTCGGTGGGCACTGCCCTggtgacaccagtgacaccGACCCCCCTGGATGAGATGGACGCTGCAGCCACCAGCCCggtgacaccagtgacacccAGCCCGCCTGACGAGCTGGACACTGCGGCCACTGACATGGTGACACCAGGGACACCAACTGAGCTGGATGCTGCAGCCCCTGATGTCATGGAGTTGGTGACACCGAGCCCACCAGATGAGCCAGACACCGTGGCCATGGACCTggtgacaccagtgacaccGAGCCCACCAGATGAGCTGGACACTGTGGCCACGGACCTggtgacaccagtgacaccGAGCCCACCACATGAGCTGGACACTGTGGCCATGGACCTGGTGACAGCGGTGACACCCAGCCCACCAGATGAGCCTGACACTGTGGCCCCCAGCCTGGTGACACCAATGACACCAAGCCCACCACATGAGCCGGACACCGTGGTCGCAGATCTGGTGACACCAATGACACTGAGCCCCCCAGATGAGCCAGACACTGTGGCCACCAGCTTggtgacaccagtgacaccGAGCCCACCTCATGAGCCGGATGCCGTGGCCATGGACCTggtgacaccagtgacacccAAGCCCCCAGATGAGCTGGACACCGTGGCCACAGATctggtgacacaggtgacaccgAGCCCACCAGATGAGCCAGACACTGTGGCCCCCAGCCTGGTGACACCAAGCCCACAACATGAGCTGGCTATCACGGCCACTGAGCCGGTGACACCGAGCCTGCTGGACAAGATGGAAGTTATGGACACTGTCCTGGTGACACCAGTGACATCCACCCTGAAGGATGCTGCGGCCACCGActtggtgccaccagtgccacctgccctgctggccactGAGACCACCAGCCtggtgccaccagtgccacctgCCCTGACGGCCACCACGGACGCTGCCCTGGTGACCCCGAGCGCGATGGACGCCGCGGACACGGAGCCGGTGACATCGGTGACCTCCCAGCATGTGACGGCCACCGTGACCCCTGATCCGGTGGCCCCCGGCCCGGTGGCCCCCCACCCCCCGGCCGCTGtccctgccccgtgtccccctgcccGGGCCGGGGTGGCCCCGgctgtccccccgtgtcccctggcaggggcGACGCTGTCGCAGCCCCCCGGGGATGTCCCCGAGGGGTCGGGGGACGCCGCCTCCGGTTTTGTCCCCGGTACCAGAgcggccccgccgagccccgccgggccccgcggggaccccgaggaggaggaagaagaggatgaggatgcgccccccgcgcccccctcGCCGCGGTTCACGGCCTCGGAGCGGGAGGTGTTTGTGGGGACCCCCCCCGCACTGCTCCCACCACCCGGTGCCTTTtcggggcgcggggccgggccgggggtcACCGCCCCGCtccgggggtccccgggggtcctgcccgccgccccccggccgGGCCCTGAGCCCCCCGGCCCCGATGCCAAAGTCCCCCCGAGTCCCCCCGAGGcgcaggaggaagaggaggcggCGGGGGGGGTCGCTCACAGCCCCCCGCCCGCTGTGGGGGCTCagccggggtccccccgccctGCGCCCCCCAACCCTGCGCCCCCCAAACTCAGCCAAGTGCCTCCTCCTGCCCCGGcccccccggggctgcccctcTCCAGGACGCACCTCGAAG ccccccagcgCTCCCCGCAGAAGGAGCCGGAGCCCCGGGCccgggcgggggtcccgggggctggggggggccGGGTGCCCCCCCGGGGGTCTCTGCAGTCCGAGTCGAGCTCATCCAGCGAGGCCGagaccccccagccccccccggccccccagcGCTGCCAGCCCAACCACCGAG GGTCCGGGAACGAGTCCGAGAGCAACGACGAGTCCATcccggagctggaggagcccgAGGGCTCGGAGctgccccctgcccagccccag GTGCCCCTGGGCCAGGCGCTGGGCCCCGCCGAGGAACCGCTCAGCAAAGCCAAGCAGAGCCGCAGCGAGAAGAAGGCCCGCAAg GCCATGTCCAAGCTGGGGCTGCGGCAGATCCACGGCGTCACCCGCATCACCATCCGCAAATCCAAGAACATCCTCTTCGTCATCTCCAAACCCGACGTCTTCAAGAGCCCCGCCTCGGACATCTACATCGTCTTTGGGGAGGCCAAG ATCGAGGACCTGTCCCAGCAAGTGCACAAGGCGGCGGCTGAGAAGTTCAAGGTGCCCCTGGAGCACCCGGCGCTGGTGCCCgacgctgctcctgccctggccatcaaggaggagagcgaggaggaggaggag GTGGACGAGACGGGGCTGGAGGTGCGGGACATCGAGCTGGTGATGGCCCAGGCCAACGTGTCCCGGCCCAAGGCCGTGCGGGCCCTGCGGCACAACAACAACGACATCGTCAACGCCATCATG GAACTGACCATGTAG
- the CCM2 gene encoding cerebral cavernous malformations 2 protein, translating to MEEEGKKGKKPGIVSPFKRVFLKGEKGRDKKAQEKVTERRPLHTVLVALPDRVEPDLLLHDYIEKEVKYLGQLTSIPGYLNPSSRSEILHLIDNAKRAHQLPGQLSPEHDAVISLSAYNIKLVWRDGEDLILRVPIHDIASVSYIRDDSAHLVVLKTAQDPGISPSQSLCAEGSKALTSGSLSESAGGPLECCCLVVLATESKVGAEELCSLLSQVFQIVYTESTIDFLDRAIFDGASTPTRHLSLHSDDSSTKVDVKEPFEADASTFSFADTLEAGDTSPSSFSALPSPHVTTASESELSTTATELLQDYMMTLRTKLSSQEIQQFAMLLHEYRNGASIHEFCINLKQLYGDSRKFLLLGLRPFIPEKDSQHFENFLETIGVKDGRGIITDSFGRYRRSLGAASASNGTGAAGSSDEQSVPSEEDEWDRMISHISSDIEALGCSLDRDSS from the exons ATGGAGGAGGAGGGCAAGAAGGGCAAGAAG CCTGGAATCGTGTCCCCGTTCAAGCGAGTGTTCCTGAAGGGGGAGAAGGGCCGGGACAAGAAGGCTCAGGAGAAGGTGACGGAGCGGCGGCCGCTGCACACGGTGCTGGTGGCGCTCCCCGACCGCGTGGAGCCCGACCTGCTGCTCCACGACTACATCGAGAAGGAAGTCAAG TATTTAGGGCAGCTCACTTCCATCCCGGGATACCTGAACCCCTCCAGCCGCTCCGAGATCCTGCACCTGATCGACAACGCCAAG AGAGCCCACCAGCTCCCGGGGCAGCTGAGCCCGGAGCACGACGCCGTCATCAGCCTCTCTGCCTACAACATCAAGCTGGTGTGGAGGGACGGGGAGGACCTGATCCTCAGGGTGCCCATCCACGACATCGCCTCCGTGTCCTACATCCGCGACGACTCCGCGCACCTGGTGGTGCTCAAGACAG CTCAGGATCCCGGGATCTCGCCCAGCCAGAGCCTGTGTGCCGAGGGCTCCAAGGCGCTGACGTCGGGCTCGCTGTCGGAGAGCGCGGGGGGGCCCCTggagtgctgctgcctggtggTCCTGGCCACGGAGAGCAAG gtGGGTGCCGAGGAGCTGtgctccctgctcagccaggTCTTCCAGATCGTCTACACCGAGTCCACCATCGACTTCCTGGACCGCGCCATCTTCGACGGCGCCTCGACGCCCACGCGGCACCTGTCCCTGCACAGCG atGACTCTTCCACCAAAGTGGACGTGAAGGAGCCCTTCGAGGCAGATGCCAGCACTTT TTCCTTTGCAGACACGCTGGAAGCGGGGGACACGTCCCCGTCCTCCTTCTCAGCACTCCCATCCCCACACGTCACCACGGCCAGCGAGAGCGAGCTCAGCACCACGGCCACCGAGCTGCTCCAGGACTACATGATGACG CTCCGCACCAAGCTGTCCTCGCAGGAGATCCAGCAGTTCGCCATGCTGCTGCACGAGTACCGCAACGGGGCCTCCATCCACGAGTTCTGCATCAACCTCAAGCAGCTCTACGGGGACAGCAGGAAATTCCTGCTCCTGG GCCTGCGTCCCTTCATCCCCGAGAAGGACAGCCAGCACTTCGAGAACTTCCTGGAGACCATCGGGGTGAAGGACGGCCGCGGCATCATCACCGACAGCTTCGGCCGCTACCGCCGCTCGCTGGGCGCCGCCTCCGCCTCCAACGGCACCGGCGCCGCCGGCAGCTCCGACGAGCAGTCCGTGCCCTCCGAGGAGGACGAGTGGGACAGGATGATCTCCCACATCAGCAGCGACATCGAggccctgggctgcagcctggaCCGGGACTCGTCCTGA